From a single Aricia agestis chromosome 17, ilAriAges1.1, whole genome shotgun sequence genomic region:
- the LOC121735711 gene encoding uncharacterized protein LOC121735711 isoform X1 → MTEPDDVSKEVWKRWILEAIHKIRSQKQRPSVERICHAIRQHHNYHEDVVSERLERAVREGAVLKVYNKGQSSYKDPGGLQNKILKISADSDLSRAVAKAVRELGERDGSSLKTIEKHLRQAYQVNVDVNVDVRNILRSAAKRAVTRGLLVHHAGNYKATDRPLTATDRISKIRKSQESPEDAAQQNLGGVPVCTECLGTDAKNRLGAAEALICCCQCKSYAHPTCLNLLEYVTLSTLKNTRWSCGECCACAECGARESWAARCGGACGRAAHPHCRSPPWRCDACHVATPQPHRTTMGGTPKKRKTKTPARRLDSDDEPSDGNSPLIRLPSEQRMSKEKQKFFRFSAFNLVKRRRRSAEWDGWGGVSVTRVQRLELRLDTRLDARLDTRLDTRLHSRLDKRLDSRLDACLDTRLDERFDARLDSRLDAEYETRFDARRDSPDEESSDRSSDAEPTPHIPTVFERLAGDGGDGGAWGFAAEAQKKPLMEPRTEPTQDRKRRRRSTCGDRLLTTLFDGLSEFYSVSSASRSQARSRPSNSKHQTRQTETERGEPFKETRSTFKRYQETLRKKETRREDRDSKREAHREKTPRDRESSWETKERDPNPENRGSKWKLFGEKTQPRENIFKQRESDWESLKSREPQEIKWNTLRKNDYRCDLPLVVGPRRDIGREETFETQNKESNMSRDKGGKFEARKRRESQMDREKPRVKSFRDEAPKIKESYIRDRAESFRDCYSKTFKEREPRESYRDSQRGISQMREVQEGFRHSRRDSQTDVRQSFRDAQENLRGNSQTREAQNFGWPGAGGGLSASQLVRVAAAGRSAPDDKPARALALASPPTLTDCKRLPPGVTEADAELFAQALAASTGAEPEPVAGTPGPGPPPARCPSAIEFGQWEIETWYSSPFPQEYARLPKLFLCEFCLKYAKSRAVLMRHLDKCLWRHPPATEIYRCGEISVFEVDGNANKIYCQNLCLLAKLFLDHKTLYYDVEPFLFYVLTKNDSKGCHLVGYFSKEKHCQQKYNVSCIMTMPQYQRQGFGRFLIHFSYLLSKEEGQPGTPEKPLSDLGRVSYHAYWKSVILEFLYDYRDKPFTFEDIAFTTGMHMNDIAVTFQLLGFVRYIPNDDTVKLGICVDWNRVENHMKKVRSKPRLEIDPECLRWTPLLAPTVNPFRSPEEGSADQETENDEQKTESENTETEPDTAEKEEPAKSVEKQMPEAPVEVTSSGRRRTRPLKYSETTYQTSVTPNDNTRKRKRETKVSESIDEDKNEDATMSRRSKSVSRRPLRGANVEGEQKSVRSRRQSVKDLNYASDSQESQDSTDVRIETTPTANAVKGKTKRKLAWRGRQTKKQRGKKPSRAVSPPAKKAKANTDIDVYEYKGEDSTDQPSEDMSADAPESEKNIADQDDKVEEKAKKTDESSEDSSGEADDEMDVEDGEDKKSVESKPATPRPIEENSTDNHTSDMELDSINMDSPKSIVDKEKDLKEATKAANTIENEKEEKTTNDDQVTENDTAKDATEPASESKNSEMKSPEKTVIEDKDTIVISESDDNNSQSCPLPSPKPDNVPPSDQPAAQNPVSPTKIVPVVSTENSHIVLDAKIQGEISIRPPVDLIVPRIHPIETIVVEGESDNPNSPATNISPKKNDVSVISESPKQKKSPEKPAEASSEQKKIEVRKETVIQHQTNEESKDKKSPNKIETIVHSMDTNRDFTNSMKRPDAPKIDSYPDQDRRQQNPDTGRECDINFRNDISQLRKDDVVVSRSVTENPLQNFPTTVNSMTIQPINPIQHPFLNTRPVVSKESQGVQTENKYSNKNISESSRIINSIIDAPVVTKTMTKLEIPHPITSPVINAVIPKVPNVTDINYLPRCQSANAAMNLGMERPDLETNFANNLQNSLGSMSIVAHGSMDHLNKLDPNQKPREKSKLRDVRVNSAHSKVEKPDKKSKNETPRATPEPKMFFPEQGANARKPEISVPINVINTTTVTSKADTKSSEAPKKQDFFKKEKSNAGKCESKNTTQKHDKGCSGQLSLKPDQSDINKMLPKFKYDAELPKNDYTMNQIQNFHTTHAQYAQWPMAQWDPTRLQGTWDHNRFLDIKNNDKNYLEKYQGFNLPHLEQKSPQKLHPKYDQKDFHNITYGALPGGIYPGAPLPHFKETKTPTSKSDCTQKAEMKKQSKTTTACQTQCDKKAQMMRQSKECEYRPPQPSPQLHTAPTCKTPFNQNGPCTQEKVDIEKKSRQQSKKDESPKDSNKEEMCESVSPALQSMGVYTPDSTSNSVHSVQYGACELDVSQLGLESPTSIGSDLASPCSMMHMHAAPSPQYPHSSIHIPSIMSQPNQPKQQKINNRNRNSNASGGESKSMRSAATPPARQRATPPAHHAHGGAVMQGGGVGVGVGGGYQGGYLSFQQQQQYHAGWAPSCSLAKLQQMADAPQHPPHTPPAQYGQQSATPPAGHYHATKYYAPAHNQLESPRNTRNATSNLSPMQHVQMGPGSRMSPNLIGGNTHLIGGYGLNGYRVPQQQFNTVPMMNVNPPVQYPAERAQQPNVYYGYINPPLAMQPLNSTRR, encoded by the exons atgACCGAGCCGGACGACGTTAGCAAAGAAGTGTGGAAGCGATGGATTCTTGAGGCTATACATAAGATACGGTCGCAGAAACAGAGGCCGAGCGTGGAGAGGATATGCCATGCGATCAGGCAGCATCACAACTATCATGAGGACGTGGTTTCGGAGCGTTTGGAGCGGGCGGTTCGCGAGGGTGCTGTCCTGAAGGTGTACAACAAGGGTCAGAGCTCGTACAAGGATCCGGGAGGTTTGCAAAACAAAATTCTGAAAATTTCTGCCGACTCCGATCTTTCGAGGGCCGTAGCGAAAGCTGTGAGGGAGCTGGGAGAACGAGATGGTTCCAGCTTAAAGACTATCGAAAAACATTTGCGGCAAGCTTACCAAGTGAATGTAGATGTAAATGTGGATGTTCGGAATATATTGAGATCGGCAGCCAAGCGGGCTGTGACTCGGGGGCTGCTGGTTCACCACGCGGGTAATTACAAAGCTACTGACCGTCCCTTGACTGCTACTGATAGGATAAGTAAGATAAGAAAATCCCAGGAGTCACCAGAGGATGCAGCG CAACAGAACCTAGGTGGAGTGCCGGTGTGTACGGAATGCCTGGGCACTGATGCTAAGAACCGACTCGGTGCTGCTGAAGCTCTCATTTGTTGCTGCCAGTGCAAGTCTTATGCGCATCCGACGTGTCTTAATCTATTGGAATACGTAACATTATCTACCTTAAAG AACACTCGCTGGTCGTGCGGCGAGTGCTGCGCGTGCGCGGAGTGCGGCGCGCGCGAGTCCTGGGCGGCGCGCTGCGGCGGCGCGTGCGGTCGAGCCGCGCACCCCCACTGTCGCAGCCCACCCTGGCGGTGCGACGCCTGCCACGTGGCCACGCCTCAACCCCACAG GACCACGATGGGTGGAACCCCAAAGAAGCGGAAAACCAAAACCCCTGCGCGGCGGCTAGACTCCGACGACGAGCCCTCCGATGGTAATTCACCGTTGATACGCCTTCCGTCCGAACAGAGAATGTCCAAGGAGAAGCAAAAGTTTTTCAGATTTTCGGCGTTCAACCTGGTGAAGCGGCGGCGGCGCTCGGCCGAGTGGGACGGCTGGGGCGGCGTCAGCGTCACGCGCGTGCAGCGCCTCGAGTTGCGCCTCGACACGCGACTAGACGCGCGACTCGACACGCGACTCGACACGCGACTCCACTCGCGACTCGACAAACGACTCGACTCGCGACTCGACGCCTGCCTCGATACGCGCTTAGACGAGCGGTTCGACGCGCGTCTCGACTCGCGACTCGACGCGGAATACGAAACGCGATTCGATGCGCGCCGCGACTCTCCCGACGAGGAATCCTCGGACCGATCCTCGGACGCGGAGCCGACGCCGCACATACCTACCGTCTTCGAGCGCCTCGCGGGCGACGGCGGCGATGGCGGAGCCTGGGGGTTCGCGGCCGAGGCCCAGAAGAAGCCGCTTATGGAACCGCGAACCGAGCCGACCCAGGACCGAAAGCGTAGAAGACGAAGCACCTGTGGCGACAGACTCCTCACCACGCTGTTCGATGGCCTCTCCGAGTTCTACTCGGTGAGCAGCGCGTCCAGATCGCAAGCGAGATCCCGGCCCTCCAACTCCAAACACCAAACTCGCCAAACCGAGACCGAAAGGGGCGAACCGTTCAAGGAGACTCGGAGCACTTTCAAGAGGTACCAGGAGACGCTGAGAAAGAAAGAGACGAGGAGGGAGGACAGGGATAGCAAGCGAGAAGCGCACCGGGAAAAGACGCCTCGCGACAGGGAATCCAGTTGGGAGACGAAAGAAAGAGATCCTAATCCGGAAAACAGAGGGTCCAAGTGGAAATTGTTTGGAGAAAAAACACAGCCTCGTGAAAATATTTTCAAGCAGAGAGAGTCCGATTGGGAAAGTCTAAAAAGTAGAGAACCACAGGAAATCAAGTGGAACACTCTTAGAAAAAATGATTACAGATGCGACCTGCCTCTGGTCGTAGGTCCCCGTCGAGATATTGGAAGAGAGGAAACCTTTGAGACGCAAAATAAGGAATCCAATATGTCCAGGGACAAAGGAGGTAAATTTGAAGCACGAAAAAGACGAGAATCCCAAATGGATAGGGAGAAGCCCAGAGTGAAGAGTTTCAGAGACGAGGCACCAAAGATTAAAGAATCCTATATAAGAGACAGAGCAGAAAGCTTTAGAGATTGCTACTCCAAGACGTTTAAAGAGCGGGAACCCCGAGAGAGTTACAGAGATAGCCAGCGAGGCATTTCCCAAATGAGAGAAGTCCAAGAGGGCTTTAGACATAGCCGGAGAGATTCTCAGACGGATGTCCGACAGAGTTTCAGAGACGCCCAAGAGAACCTGCGAGGGAACTCTCAGACAAGAGAGGCACAGAATTTCGGATGGCCCGGGGCGGGAGGCGGCCTGAGCGCGTCGCAACTGGTGCGCGTGGCGGCGGCCGGGCGCTCCGCCCCCGACGACAAGCCGGCGCGTGCGCTCGCTCTGGCGTCGCCGCCCACACTGACGG ATTGCAAGAGGTTGCCGCCTGGTGTGACGGAGGCTGACGCGGAGCTGTTCGCGCAGGCGCTGGCGGCGAGCACGGGGGCGGAGCCCGAGCCGGTCGCGGGGACTCCGGGGCCGGGCCCGCCTCCCGCCCGCTGTCCCTCTGCCATCGAGTTCGGCCAGTGGGAGATCGAGACCTGGTATTCGAGTCCGTTCCCGCAGGAATACGCGAG GCTCCCGAAGCTTTTCCTGTGCGAGTTTTGTCTGAAGTACGCGAAAAGTCGCGCCGTGCTGATGCGACACCTCGACAAGTGCCTGTGGCGCCATCCACCCGCCACGGAGATCTACAGGTGCGGCGAGATCTCAGTGTTCGAGGTCGACGGGAACGCCAACAAGATCTACTGTCAGAATCTCTGCCTACTCGCCAAGCTGTTCCTCGACCACAAGACTCTTTACTACGACGTGGAACCCTTCCTGTTCTATGTTCTCACCAAAAATGACAGCAAAGGATGCCATCTCGTCGGATATTTCTCGAAGGAGAAGCACTGTCAGCAGAAGTACAACGTGTCGTGCATAATGACCATGCCACAGTACCAGCGGCAGGGTTTCGGGAGATTCCTCATCCATTTCA GTTATCTGTTGTCTAAGGAGGAGGGCCAGCCGGGTACGCCGGAGAAACCGCTATCTGATCTGGGACGAGTGTCTTATCATGCGTATTGGAAGTCTGtgattttagaatttttgtatgATTATAGAGATAAACCTTTTACGTTCGAGGATATCGCTTTCACGACGGGCATGCACATGAACGACATCGCTGTGACGTTTCAGCTGCTCGGATTTGTCAGGTATATACCGAACGATGATACCGTTAAATTAGGAATTTGCGTCGACTGGAATAGAGTCGAAAATCACATGAAGAAAGTCCGAAGTAAACCTCGACTGGAGATAGATCCCGAATGTTTGAGATGGACGCCGCTTCTGGCGCCGACGGTCAACCCGTTCAGATCGCCAGAAGAGGGATCCGCGGACCAAGAAACTGAAAATGACGAACAAAAAACTGAGAGTGAAAACACCGAAACCGAGCCTGATACGGCAGAGAAGGAGGAACCGGCCAAAAGTGTTGAAAAACAAATGCCAGAAGCTCCCGTTGAGGTGACATCCTCGGGTAGAAGACGAACTCGCCCATTGAAATATAGTGAAACCACCTATCAGACCAGTGTGACGCCCAATGATAACACTCGAAAAAGGAAACGAGAAACAAAAGTTTCAGAAAGCATCGATGAAGATAAAAATGAGGACGCGACTATGAGTCGAAGAAGTAAAAGTGTATCTCGCCGGCCTTTGAGAGGCGCTAACGTAGAGGGTGAGCAGAAATCTGTTAGGAGTAGAAGACAAAGTGTCAAGGATCTCAATTATGCTTCAGATAGCCAAGAAAGTCAGGATAGTACTGATGTTAGAATAGAAACTACTCCCACTGCTAACGCTGTCAAAGGTAAAACAAAGAGAAAACTAGCTTGGAGAGGAAGACAAACAAAGAAACAGAGGGGCAAAAAGCCAAGTAGAGCTGTTTCACCACCGGCTAAAAAAGCTAAAGCTAACACAGATATTGATGTGTATGAATATAAAGGAGAGGATTCAACAGATCAGCCATCTGAAGACATGTCTGCCGACGCTCCCGAAAGTGAGAAAAATATTGCAGATCAAGATGACAAAGTGGAAGAAAAGGCTAAGAAAACTGATGAAAGCTCTGAAGATTCATCAGGAGAGGCGGACGATGAAATGGATGTAGAAGACGGTGAAGATAAAAAGAGTGTTGAAAGCAAACCCGCCACACCTAGACCCATCGAAGAGAACAGTACAGATAATCACACAAGCGATATGGAACTTGATAGTATTAACATGGATTCGCCTAAATCAATTGTCGATAAGGAAAAAGATCTTAAAGAAGCAACAAAGGCTGCAAACACGATAGAAAATGAGAAGGAAGAAAAAACAACTAATGATGACCAAGTTACAGAAAACGATACAGCTAAAGATGCAACTGAACCAGCGTCGGAATCAAAAAACAGTGAAATGAAATCACCTGAAAAAACTGTGATTGAGGATAAAGACACTATAGTTATATCAGAGTCTGATGATAACAACAGTCAAAGTTGTCCGCTACCGTCGCCGAAACCAGACAACGTTCCGCCCTCCGATCAACCAGCTGCTCAAAATCCGGTGAGCCCAACTAAGATAGTCCCTGTGGTTTCGACTGAGAATTCTCATATAGTTTTAGATGCAAAAATACAAGGAGAAATCAGCATCAGACCACCAGTTGATCTCATCGTACCGAGAATACATCCAATTGAAACAATAGTTGTGGAAGGCGAGTCGGATAATCCAAATTCACCAGCAACAAATATTTCACCCAAGAAAAACGATGTATCAGTGATAAGCGAGTCACCGAAGCAAAAGAAATCTCCAGAAAAACCTGCAGAAGCATCAAGTGAGCAGAAGAAAATTGAAGTACGAAAAGAAACTGTCATACAACACCAGACAAATGAGGAGTCCAAAGATAAGAAGTCGCcaaataaaattgaaacaatCGTACATTCTATGGACACGAATCGCGACTTTACAAACAGTATGAAAAGACCCGATGCTCCTAAAATAGATTCATATCCAGATCAAGATAGACGACAGCAAAACCCAGATACGGGCAGAGAATGTGATATAAATTTTAGAAACGACATATCACAGTTACGGAAAGATGATGTAGTAGTTAGTAGAAGCGTAACCGAAAACCCTTTACAAAATTTTCCGACGACCGTCAATTCCATGACCATTCAACCAATCAATCCCATACAACATCCCTTTCTGAACACCAGACCTGTCGTTAGCAAAGAATCGCAGGGTGTTCAAACTGAAAACAAATATAGCAATAAAAACATCAGCGAATCCAGTAGAATCATTAACAGTATAATAGACGCGCCAGTCGTAACCAAAACGATGACTAAATTAGAAATACCTCACCCGATAACTTCGCCCGTTATTAACGCCGTCATTCCCAAAGTGCCCAACGTTACCGATATAAATTATCTACCGAGATGTCAGAGCGCGAATGCGGCCATGAACTTGGGCATGGAGCGGCCCGATTTGGAGACGAATTTTGCAAACAACTTACAAAACTCGCTGGGCTCTATGAGTATCGTCGCCCATGGCTCGATGGATCACTTGAACAAACTAGATCCCAATCAGAAACCTCGTGAGAAAAGCAAGCTGAGAGACGTGAGAGTGAATTCCGCGCACAGCAAAGTCGAAAAACCCGATAAGAAGTCAAAAAACGAGACGCCCAGGGCGACGCCGGAGCCCAAGATGTTTTTTCCAGAGCAAGGTGCAAACGCAAGGAAACCAGAAATATCTGTCCCAATAAACGTGATCAACACCACGACGGTCACGAGCAAAGCGGACACGAAGTCCAGCGAGGCCCCGAAGAAGCAAGATTTTTTTAAGAAGGAGAAATCGAACGCGGGAAAGTGCGAGTCCAAGAACACGACGCAGAAGCACGACAAGGGGTGCTCGGGGCAGCTGAGCCTCAAGCCCGACCAGAGCGACATCAACAAGATGCTGCCGAAGTTTAAATACGATGCCGAGCTCCCCAAGAACGATTACACCATGAACCAGATACAGAACTTTCACACCACCCACGCCCAGTACGCGCAGTGGCCGATGGCGCAGTGGGACCCCACGCGGCTGCAGGGCACCTGGGACCACAACAGGTTCCTCGACATTAAGAACAACGACAAGAACTACCTGGAAAAGTATCAGGGGTTCAACCTGCCGCACCTCGAACAGAAGTCGCCGCAGAAGCTGCACCCCAAGTACGACCAGAAGGACTTTCACAACATAACGTACGGGGCGCTGCCGGGCGGGATCTACCCGGGGGCCCCGCTGCCCCACTTCAAGGAGACCAAGACCCCTACGTCAAAGTCGGACTGCACTCAGAAGGCCGAGATGAAGAAGCAGTCGAAGACGACGACGGCGTGTCAGACGCAGTGCGACAAGAAGGCGCAGATGATGCGGCAGAGCAAGGAGTGCGAGTACCGCCCCCCGCAGCCCAGCCCGCAGCTCCACACCGCGCCCACCTGCAAGACGCCCTTCAACCAGAACGGACCCTGCACGCAGGAGAAG GTGGACATCGAGAAGAAATCTCGTCAGCAGTCCAAGAAAGATGAATCTCCAAAAGACAGCAACAAGGAGGAGATGTGTGAATCGGTCAGTCCGGCTCTGCAGTCCATGGGGGTTTACACTCCGGACTCGACGAGCAACTCAGTCCACTCGGTGCAGTACGGGGCCTGCGAGCTGGATGTCAGTCAGCTGGGCCTGGAGTCCCCGACCAGCATCGGCTCAGACCTGGCCTCACCATGCTCCATGATGCACATGCACGCGGCCCCAAGCCCGCAGTACCCTCACTCATCGATACACATACCTTCCATCATGAGTCAACCGAACCAACCTAAGCAGCAGAAAATTAATAATCGGAATAG GAACAGCAACGCGAGCGGCGGCGAGAGCAAGTCAATGCGCAGCGCCGCGACGCCGCCAGCGCGCCAGCGGGCCACGCCCCCCGCACACCACGCCCATG GCGGCGCGGTCATGCAGGGTGGCGGTGTGGGCGTGGGCGTGGGCGGCGGCTACCAGGGCGGGTACCTGTCGttccagcagcagcagcagtacCACGCGGGCTGGGCGCCGTCCTGCTCGCTCGCCAAACTCCAGCAGATGGCTGATGCGCCGCAGCACCCGCCGCATACGCCGCCCGCGCAG